A region of Desulfuromonas sp. TF DNA encodes the following proteins:
- the murA gene encoding UDP-N-acetylglucosamine 1-carboxyvinyltransferase encodes MEKIIIHGGRRLKGEVRISGAKNAALPLLFATLLAPCTHRVGNVPKLRDIDTVEKLLTILGAEVVRENGTFAIDASKIRSVEAPYELVRTMRASVLVLGPLLARLGQARVSLPGGCAIGARPINLHLKGLEAMGARIALDHGYVEAKAKRLRGARIYFDIPTVGGTENLMMAATLAKGTTVLENAAREPEIVDLAAALTGMGARIDGAGTDTITIEGVDELKPLNYRVMPDRIEAGTFMIAAAITRGDVLLTEAVPAHLEPLISKLREAGVEITEEEGKLRVRGPRKISSVNIKTHPHPGFPTDMQAQFMALMAFGSGTSVITESVFENRFMHVCELQRMGADITIEGHTATVRGAKSLVGAPVMATDLRASASLILAGLAAENTTEVSRIYHLDRGYERIEEKLQGLGADIKRVKE; translated from the coding sequence TTGGAAAAGATAATCATTCATGGAGGCCGCCGCCTGAAGGGGGAGGTCCGGATCAGCGGGGCGAAGAACGCTGCGCTTCCTTTGCTTTTTGCAACCCTACTCGCCCCCTGCACGCACCGGGTCGGCAATGTACCTAAATTAAGGGATATCGATACGGTCGAGAAGCTCTTGACCATTCTCGGCGCCGAAGTGGTCAGGGAAAACGGCACCTTTGCCATCGATGCCTCTAAAATCAGGAGCGTCGAAGCCCCCTATGAACTGGTGCGCACCATGCGGGCATCGGTGCTTGTTCTCGGGCCTCTGCTGGCCCGCCTGGGTCAGGCGCGGGTAAGTCTCCCCGGCGGTTGCGCCATCGGCGCCCGGCCCATCAATCTGCACCTCAAGGGGCTCGAGGCCATGGGCGCCAGGATCGCCCTTGACCACGGCTATGTTGAGGCGAAAGCAAAACGTCTGCGCGGTGCGCGCATCTACTTCGATATCCCGACCGTCGGCGGAACGGAGAATCTGATGATGGCGGCGACCCTGGCCAAGGGGACGACGGTGCTTGAAAACGCCGCCCGCGAGCCGGAGATCGTCGATCTGGCCGCTGCTCTGACAGGAATGGGGGCCAGAATCGACGGCGCCGGCACCGATACGATAACCATCGAAGGGGTCGATGAGCTCAAGCCTCTCAATTACAGGGTTATGCCCGATCGCATCGAGGCCGGAACCTTCATGATCGCCGCCGCCATTACCCGCGGCGATGTGCTGCTGACAGAGGCGGTTCCCGCTCATCTTGAGCCGCTGATCAGCAAACTTCGGGAGGCCGGGGTGGAAATCACCGAAGAGGAGGGAAAGCTCAGGGTTCGCGGGCCCAGGAAAATTTCCTCGGTGAATATCAAAACCCATCCGCATCCGGGATTTCCGACGGACATGCAGGCGCAGTTCATGGCCTTGATGGCGTTCGGCTCGGGGACCAGCGTCATTACCGAGAGCGTCTTCGAAAACCGCTTCATGCATGTCTGCGAATTGCAGCGCATGGGGGCGGATATCACCATCGAAGGACACACCGCCACGGTCAGGGGGGCCAAGTCGCTGGTGGGGGCGCCGGTGATGGCCACCGACCTTCGCGCCAGCGCCAGCTTGATCCTGGCCGGACTGGCAGCGGAGAACACCACCGAGGTCTCCCGCATCTATCATCTCGACCGAGGCTATGAGCGGATCGAGGAGAAACTCCAGGGGCTTGGCGCCGATATCAAGAGAGTTAAAGAATAA